The Pseudanabaena galeata CCNP1313 genome includes a region encoding these proteins:
- a CDS encoding type II toxin-antitoxin system VapC family toxin — protein MNSTSIYLDTHVIIWLYVDERNKLSNFAQSIISQNYDLICSPLVKLELQYLYEIGRITDSPNLILTDLANRIGLRLCDKSFIEIINCALSITWTRDVFDRLIVANAMVSENILLSKDHKILENYTHAKW, from the coding sequence ATGAACTCAACCTCGATCTACCTTGATACCCATGTCATTATTTGGCTCTATGTTGACGAGCGAAACAAACTGAGCAACTTTGCCCAGTCCATTATTTCCCAAAACTACGATCTCATCTGTTCCCCATTAGTGAAACTAGAGCTACAGTACCTATACGAAATAGGCAGAATTACAGATTCGCCAAACCTAATTTTGACAGATCTTGCTAATCGTATTGGCTTGCGCCTATGCGATAAAAGTTTTATTGAAATTATTAACTGCGCCCTATCGATTACATGGACTCGTGATGTTTTCGATCGCCTCATCGTTGCAAACGCAATGGTCAGCGAAAATATCTTACTAAGCAAAGACCACAAAATCCTTGAAAACTACACCCATGCGAAATGGTAG
- a CDS encoding lysozyme inhibitor LprI family protein codes for MNFTNKNKFLLISLGFMLTCFTQLVSPLSAQDDTSCVKPRYQVQMQRCARLAYEKADRELNSVWKEVISQLSGNEKERLIDRQLAWIDERDATCDRETQNNMRGSGYRIFLNDCLRRVTIERTEVLRGYLR; via the coding sequence ATGAACTTTACAAATAAGAATAAATTTTTACTAATTTCTCTGGGATTTATGTTGACTTGCTTTACACAGCTTGTATCACCTTTGTCGGCACAAGATGATACAAGCTGTGTAAAGCCTAGGTATCAAGTTCAGATGCAAAGATGCGCTCGTTTAGCATACGAAAAAGCGGATCGTGAATTAAACTCAGTTTGGAAAGAGGTAATCTCGCAGTTGAGTGGCAATGAAAAAGAACGATTAATTGATCGTCAATTGGCATGGATTGATGAGCGTGATGCTACTTGTGATAGGGAGACACAAAATAATATGCGTGGGAGTGGATATCGAATATTTTTAAACGATTGTCTCAGAAGGGTGACGATTGAAAGAACTGAAGTTTTGAGAGGATATTTGAGATGA
- a CDS encoding type II toxin-antitoxin system Phd/YefM family antitoxin, giving the protein MKTIPVDRLTTNFINLLEEIATTGDPIELDWQGKRFQISPVTPKNIATNRLDNLVRRPNVIIGDPEDLVSISWEHELNLDLP; this is encoded by the coding sequence ATGAAAACCATACCCGTAGATAGACTCACCACCAACTTTATCAACCTACTAGAAGAAATCGCCACCACAGGCGACCCCATCGAACTTGATTGGCAAGGCAAACGCTTCCAAATATCACCAGTAACACCCAAAAATATAGCCACAAATAGGCTAGACAATTTAGTAAGACGACCAAATGTTATCATTGGCGATCCAGAAGACCTAGTAAGCATTTCTTGGGAACATGAACTCAACCTCGATCTACCTTGA
- the crtD gene encoding C-3',4' desaturase CrtD, giving the protein MLSTFKQKTNQKIIVIGAGIGGLTAAALLAKRGYEVIVYDLALVAGGCASTFKRRGFTFDVGATQVAGLESGGIHDRIFQELELEMPEATYCDPACAVFLPNESTPINVWRDRHRWKIERQRQFPNSEPFWDFLEDLFWRSWRFQSRDPILPPRNVWDAWQLIKALRVDTLATIPYTFSTVGDALRGFGLANDQRLRTFLDLQLKLYSQVNAEETALLYAATALAVSQFPLGLFHLKGSMQVLSDRLISSIERDGGRVLMQHQVTAIADQGKSKKVKVKNLRSQEIFEDSADHIVANVTVNNFVQLLGDAAPKGYVRRVADLKPASVAFVVYLGVDRAAIPEDCPPHLQFLEAYEDSTINKPHSLFVSVSKEGDGRAPNGKATIIASEFTDAEVWYGGEDYQELKKRFTERAIAQLSGYFLLNEETIIHIEAATPQTFERYTGRDRGIVGGVGMRVSTFGPFGFANRTPLKNIWLVGDSTHPGEGTAGVSYSALTVVRQIEQSSRKLIYPKT; this is encoded by the coding sequence GTGTTGAGTACATTTAAACAAAAAACAAATCAAAAAATCATTGTCATTGGGGCAGGAATTGGGGGCTTAACGGCGGCGGCTTTGCTAGCTAAGCGTGGCTATGAAGTTATTGTTTATGACTTGGCTCTTGTTGCTGGTGGTTGTGCTTCGACATTTAAGCGGAGGGGCTTTACCTTTGATGTGGGTGCGACACAGGTTGCAGGATTAGAATCTGGAGGGATTCACGATCGCATTTTTCAAGAATTAGAACTTGAGATGCCTGAAGCGACTTATTGCGATCCTGCCTGTGCAGTATTTTTGCCAAATGAGAGTACTCCGATTAATGTCTGGCGCGATCGCCATAGGTGGAAAATCGAACGACAAAGGCAATTCCCCAATAGCGAACCATTTTGGGATTTTCTCGAAGACTTATTTTGGCGAAGTTGGCGATTTCAGTCCCGCGATCCAATTTTGCCGCCACGTAATGTTTGGGATGCTTGGCAATTAATTAAAGCTTTACGGGTTGATACTTTAGCCACTATTCCCTATACCTTTTCGACGGTGGGTGATGCTCTGCGTGGTTTTGGATTAGCAAACGATCAAAGACTCCGCACCTTCCTCGATTTGCAATTGAAGCTCTATTCTCAGGTGAATGCCGAAGAGACGGCTTTGCTTTATGCAGCAACAGCTCTAGCAGTTTCTCAATTCCCGTTAGGTTTATTCCATCTCAAGGGAAGTATGCAAGTTTTAAGCGATCGCCTAATTTCAAGTATTGAACGTGATGGCGGTAGGGTATTGATGCAGCATCAAGTTACAGCGATCGCCGATCAGGGTAAAAGTAAAAAGGTAAAAGTAAAAAATCTGCGATCGCAAGAGATTTTTGAAGATAGCGCCGATCACATCGTGGCGAATGTGACGGTGAATAATTTTGTGCAGCTTTTGGGAGATGCTGCACCTAAGGGCTATGTTAGGCGGGTTGCTGACCTCAAGCCTGCTTCAGTAGCTTTTGTCGTTTATTTGGGAGTGGATCGGGCTGCGATTCCTGAAGACTGTCCGCCGCATTTGCAATTTCTGGAAGCCTATGAAGATTCCACAATTAATAAACCACATTCGCTATTTGTTTCCGTTAGCAAAGAAGGAGATGGTCGCGCTCCTAATGGAAAAGCAACGATCATTGCTTCTGAATTTACTGATGCTGAGGTTTGGTATGGCGGTGAAGATTATCAGGAACTCAAAAAGAGATTTACGGAACGTGCGATCGCGCAGTTAAGTGGATATTTTCTTCTTAATGAAGAGACAATCATTCATATTGAAGCTGCCACTCCGCAAACTTTTGAACGCTATACAGGACGCGATCGCGGCATCGTTGGTGGTGTAGGAATGCGCGTTTCCACTTTTGGTCCCTTTGGTTTCGCTAATCGTACACCACTCAAAAATATTTGGTTAGTTGGCGACTCTACCCATCCAGGTGAAGGAACCGCAGGGGTGAGTTATTCGGCGCTAACAGTAGTAAGACAAATAGAGCAATCGTCACGCAAACTGATTTATCCCAAAACATAA
- the carA gene encoding glutamine-hydrolyzing carbamoyl-phosphate synthase small subunit, producing the protein MATKQAAILVLADGTCYRGYAFGASGTAIGEVVFNTGMTGYQEVMTDPSYRGQIVTFTCPELGNTGVTPEDDESDRPQVRGVIARNITALPSNWRSRQSLPDYLKAHNVVGIAGIDTRALTRKLRSLGAMNGGISTEILDPEVLLAKVKAAPSMQGQNLAQAASTDRIYEWADKTLPEWEFTEPSQLTGEAMTVVAIDFGVKRNILRRLASYGCRVIVVPADTPAEKILSYNPDGIFLSNGPGDPAAVTQGIETAKALLAADKPMFGICLGHQILGLSMGGDTFKLKFGHRGLNQPAQNQAENADRRVEITSQNHGFALTGESFEASPAMLTHINLNDRTVAGLEHKTLPIFSVQYHPEASPGPHDADYLFERFVKSMREHKNNSKQVAA; encoded by the coding sequence ATGGCAACAAAGCAAGCAGCGATTTTGGTCTTGGCGGATGGTACTTGTTACCGTGGCTATGCCTTTGGCGCATCGGGAACCGCGATCGGCGAAGTGGTATTTAATACGGGTATGACTGGCTACCAAGAGGTAATGACCGATCCCAGCTACCGAGGTCAAATTGTGACTTTCACCTGCCCCGAACTTGGCAATACAGGCGTAACCCCCGAAGATGATGAATCCGATCGCCCACAGGTGCGTGGCGTAATAGCCCGTAACATTACCGCCCTACCAAGCAACTGGCGATCGCGTCAGTCCTTGCCCGACTACCTCAAGGCGCATAATGTCGTCGGTATTGCAGGGATTGATACTCGTGCGCTTACCCGTAAACTGCGATCGCTTGGCGCAATGAATGGCGGCATCTCCACCGAAATTCTCGATCCTGAAGTGTTACTGGCTAAGGTGAAAGCTGCGCCATCAATGCAGGGTCAAAACCTCGCTCAAGCAGCTTCCACCGATCGCATTTATGAATGGGCAGACAAAACCTTACCTGAATGGGAATTTACCGAACCATCTCAGTTAACAGGTGAAGCGATGACTGTTGTAGCGATCGACTTTGGTGTAAAACGGAATATTTTGCGTCGTCTCGCTAGCTACGGCTGCCGCGTGATCGTCGTTCCTGCCGATACCCCCGCCGAAAAGATTCTCTCTTATAATCCCGATGGCATCTTCCTATCAAACGGCCCTGGAGATCCCGCCGCCGTTACCCAAGGCATTGAAACAGCGAAGGCTTTGCTAGCTGCGGATAAACCAATGTTTGGGATTTGTCTAGGTCATCAGATTTTGGGCTTATCCATGGGTGGCGATACCTTCAAACTCAAGTTTGGACATCGTGGCTTAAATCAACCTGCCCAAAACCAAGCGGAAAATGCCGATCGCCGAGTGGAGATCACCAGCCAAAATCATGGTTTTGCGCTCACAGGTGAATCCTTTGAGGCATCTCCCGCCATGTTGACCCATATCAACCTCAACGATCGCACGGTCGCAGGGCTAGAGCATAAAACTTTGCCAATCTTCTCGGTACAATATCACCCAGAGGCAAGCCCTGGTCCTCACGATGCTGATTATCTGTTCGAGCGTTTTGTGAAATCCATGCGCGAACATAAAAATAACTCTAAGCAAGTAGCAGCTTAG
- a CDS encoding RuBisCO accumulation factor 1, whose translation MPTPVATLPTDSEGLLKLLRHKEGTWVQWGIACQMLQKMGENSLAIFENTGFEPIQQNQIVVASQVYASLQAGNAADIVLAHFEQKGSDILNELRVLNQTERVAMATFALEKNLDVLEAKDVVKAIKEASNVANLPEGFTRHPGDTVVLQILKATQGKIDPQERTRLIARGLRFAHSEKARAAIERLLMEMSAPAKKKAPNLPNFRYDAEDSIPRILPVVGTLPLSIDEFKSSPKTEELAPFGIVHSAVASTWATLPGWFVVHEAEDGVVVCGNTDTLQAAINQEVLSSVRDRAEDILVLVDRAQREWDENSYFAIAGEDGNLQFAWFELPPEVELFGKITLTLRPKRFFDEAASQDRWQFEE comes from the coding sequence ATGCCCACTCCCGTAGCCACACTTCCCACCGACTCTGAAGGACTTTTGAAACTCTTACGCCATAAGGAAGGAACTTGGGTGCAGTGGGGAATTGCTTGTCAAATGCTCCAAAAAATGGGTGAGAATTCTCTCGCAATTTTTGAGAACACTGGCTTTGAACCAATTCAACAAAACCAGATTGTGGTTGCTTCACAGGTCTATGCGAGTCTGCAAGCAGGTAATGCGGCGGATATTGTCCTCGCTCATTTTGAACAGAAAGGCAGTGACATTCTTAATGAGTTGCGCGTACTCAATCAGACAGAGAGAGTAGCGATGGCAACCTTCGCACTCGAAAAAAATCTTGATGTTTTGGAAGCTAAGGATGTTGTTAAAGCAATTAAGGAAGCTTCTAATGTTGCTAACTTGCCTGAAGGATTTACACGTCATCCTGGGGACACTGTGGTATTGCAAATCTTAAAAGCAACACAAGGCAAAATCGATCCACAGGAACGCACTAGACTGATTGCGCGGGGATTGCGGTTTGCCCATAGTGAGAAAGCGCGTGCAGCGATCGAGCGTCTGCTTATGGAAATGTCAGCACCCGCCAAGAAAAAAGCTCCAAACCTGCCCAACTTCCGTTACGATGCGGAAGATAGTATTCCTCGTATCTTGCCTGTAGTTGGTACATTACCGCTATCAATTGATGAGTTTAAGTCCTCTCCAAAAACTGAAGAATTAGCCCCCTTTGGAATTGTCCATTCCGCCGTTGCATCCACTTGGGCAACTCTGCCTGGTTGGTTTGTCGTCCATGAAGCAGAAGATGGAGTAGTGGTTTGTGGTAATACTGACACCTTACAGGCGGCGATTAATCAAGAAGTTCTTAGCTCTGTCCGCGATCGCGCTGAGGATATCTTGGTACTAGTCGATCGCGCTCAACGCGAATGGGATGAGAATAGCTATTTTGCGATCGCGGGTGAGGATGGCAATCTCCAGTTTGCATGGTTTGAGCTACCGCCAGAAGTGGAACTCTTCGGCAAAATCACTTTAACTCTGCGCCCCAAACGCTTCTTTGACGAAGCCGCCTCTCAAGATCGCTGGCAGTTTGAAGAATAA